The following are from one region of the Petrotoga sibirica DSM 13575 genome:
- a CDS encoding pseudouridine synthase: MKLQKALQIISLSRRQSSEYILKEGVKVNNKLVNEPWYELKENDFIEFDNKKYYLSDLQKKAENKVYYLLNKPKGILCTFKDDFGRKTVNDLLKGKIEERVFYVGRLDYDSSGLLLLTNDGDLANYLLRPENKVTKVYEVLIKGTPSKKELQKLEEGITLETGYKTMKSKVKILKKEKDLSLLQISLNEGKKRQIKLMIKALGYKVIELKRIKFGPWSIEEVPKPGDIKSLRGAEEVKNRLLSNIS, encoded by the coding sequence ATGAAGTTACAAAAGGCTCTTCAAATAATATCTCTGAGTAGAAGGCAGTCCTCAGAGTACATACTAAAAGAAGGTGTGAAAGTCAACAACAAATTGGTTAACGAGCCATGGTATGAATTAAAAGAAAATGATTTCATAGAATTTGACAATAAAAAATATTATCTTTCCGATCTACAAAAGAAAGCTGAAAACAAAGTTTATTACCTTTTGAACAAACCCAAAGGAATCTTGTGTACCTTCAAAGACGATTTTGGTAGAAAAACAGTAAATGATTTGCTGAAAGGAAAGATTGAAGAAAGAGTTTTTTACGTGGGCAGGCTTGACTACGATTCAAGCGGCCTTTTGCTTCTGACAAACGATGGTGACTTAGCCAATTATTTGTTAAGGCCTGAAAATAAGGTCACAAAGGTTTATGAAGTACTGATAAAAGGTACGCCTTCAAAAAAGGAATTGCAGAAGTTGGAAGAAGGTATCACACTTGAAACCGGATATAAAACGATGAAATCGAAGGTGAAAATTTTGAAAAAAGAAAAGGATCTATCACTCCTACAAATCAGTTTAAACGAAGGCAAAAAAAGGCAGATAAAACTCATGATAAAGGCTTTAGGTTATAAAGTTATAGAATTGAAAAGGATCAAGTTTGGGCCATGGAGTATCGAAGAAGTTCCTAAGCCTGGGGATATAAAATCCTTGAGGGGTGCAGAAGAGGTGAAAAATAGACTTTTATCAAACATTTCATAG
- a CDS encoding SMC-Scp complex subunit ScpB: MAKDKIDVEIRMIEALIFSTPNGISFKEISKRLKIKEEELRHYLEEIELHYIGDQHGVELIKNGSKYRFEIKPEIKSMIFPNPRKFELTQTQFEVLAILFMNGDSRVVEIEKTRGKNSYYQLKKLMEYDLVKKSKKKNHNYYHLTEKFYEFLPDKTLKKLEEMKKNEVTKGSSNNISE; encoded by the coding sequence ATGGCTAAAGACAAAATAGATGTAGAAATTAGAATGATAGAAGCATTAATATTTTCAACTCCTAACGGTATATCTTTCAAAGAGATCTCCAAGCGTCTAAAGATAAAAGAAGAAGAATTGAGGCATTACTTAGAAGAAATAGAATTGCATTATATAGGTGACCAACACGGTGTGGAATTGATAAAAAACGGCAGCAAATACAGATTTGAAATAAAACCAGAAATAAAATCTATGATCTTTCCAAATCCTCGAAAATTTGAGTTAACACAAACTCAATTCGAAGTATTAGCGATTCTGTTTATGAATGGAGATAGCAGGGTTGTTGAAATAGAAAAAACTAGAGGTAAAAATAGTTATTATCAACTAAAGAAATTAATGGAATACGATCTGGTTAAAAAAAGTAAAAAGAAAAACCACAATTACTACCATCTTACCGAAAAATTTTACGAATTCTTACCCGATAAAACGTTGAAAAAATTGGAGGAAATGAAAAAGAATGAAGTTACAAAAGGCTCTTCAAATAATATCTCTGAGTAG
- a CDS encoding segregation and condensation protein A, which yields MLAKLCKRLERLYISDGEEDQIINFNYLDIKLDIFSGPFFKLVELIKEKKIPVRKISVSYISDIFVNYVNDNFNDLNSIGEFLELASYLTFLKSKELLPNSNNDKEFRKHREVIYEVIENYDVIKKAQEIIKKDFGEDKKKPVRVKNKASIEKEIFENQLVKFFDDYITKQKKLEIIRDTYRIEDAIGMLEKKDEFNILYLFEYAQHKKMNFLVMFLASLILVNRGFFKYEKGLFIKLSSQDPGSELNG from the coding sequence TTGCTAGCCAAACTATGCAAGAGGTTAGAGAGGCTTTACATTTCAGATGGTGAGGAGGATCAAATAATTAACTTTAACTATCTCGATATAAAATTAGACATATTCTCTGGCCCTTTTTTTAAACTCGTTGAATTAATAAAAGAAAAAAAGATTCCAGTTAGGAAAATATCTGTCAGTTACATCTCAGATATATTCGTTAATTACGTCAATGATAACTTCAATGACTTAAACTCCATAGGAGAATTTTTAGAATTAGCGTCTTATTTGACATTTTTGAAGTCCAAAGAGCTACTTCCCAATTCCAATAACGATAAAGAATTTAGAAAACATAGAGAGGTCATATATGAGGTTATTGAAAATTACGACGTTATCAAAAAAGCTCAAGAGATCATAAAAAAAGATTTTGGTGAAGATAAGAAAAAACCCGTTAGAGTAAAGAATAAGGCATCAATAGAAAAAGAAATCTTTGAAAATCAGTTGGTAAAGTTCTTTGATGATTACATTACAAAGCAAAAAAAGCTTGAAATTATCAGAGATACTTATCGTATAGAAGATGCGATAGGAATGCTTGAAAAAAAGGATGAATTTAATATTCTATATCTTTTCGAATATGCTCAACATAAAAAGATGAATTTTTTAGTAATGTTTTTAGCTTCCTTAATTTTGGTAAACCGTGGTTTTTTCAAATATGAAAAAGGCCTATTTATTAAACTTAGCTCGCAAGATCCTGGAAGTGAGTTGAATGGCTAA
- the trpS gene encoding tryptophan--tRNA ligase — translation MTVLSGMRATGKLHIGNFVTLENWVEIQNKSDKNFFFVADWHALTSHYDTPEIIQPSTFDIIRHYIAVGLDPKKSVLFVQSAIKEHAELYLIFSMIASVSRLERIPTYKEQISNISNKDLTNIGFLGYPVLQAADILIYKGDRVPVGEDQIYHLEFTREIARKFNMKYKEIFPEPQPIISKVPKLPGTDGRKMSKSYGNVINIETNEKELKEKILPMMTDPARIRRTDPGNPEKCPVWDYHKAFTKSEDEKDWVRNGCTTAGIGCVDCKKLLIKNMKERLEPVWNKLSSTSVEDAIEIAEDGNKKARKVASQTMQEVREALHFRW, via the coding sequence ATGACCGTTCTAAGTGGAATGAGAGCTACAGGAAAATTACACATAGGAAACTTTGTTACCTTAGAAAATTGGGTAGAGATTCAAAATAAATCAGACAAAAATTTTTTCTTCGTCGCTGATTGGCATGCTTTGACATCTCATTATGATACACCTGAGATAATACAACCTTCTACTTTCGATATAATAAGGCATTATATCGCAGTAGGGTTGGATCCTAAAAAAAGTGTTTTATTCGTTCAATCCGCCATCAAAGAACATGCCGAACTTTATTTAATTTTTAGTATGATAGCCTCGGTTTCACGATTAGAAAGAATTCCAACCTATAAGGAACAAATAAGTAACATATCCAATAAGGATTTAACTAACATAGGATTTTTAGGGTACCCCGTTTTACAAGCCGCAGATATTTTAATATATAAAGGGGATAGAGTTCCTGTTGGGGAAGATCAAATCTATCATCTAGAATTTACGCGAGAAATCGCAAGAAAGTTTAATATGAAGTACAAAGAAATATTTCCTGAACCACAACCGATCATTTCCAAAGTGCCGAAACTACCTGGCACAGATGGAAGGAAGATGTCTAAAAGCTATGGTAACGTTATAAACATAGAAACCAACGAGAAAGAGTTGAAAGAGAAAATTCTACCCATGATGACCGATCCAGCAAGGATAAGAAGAACCGATCCTGGAAATCCCGAAAAATGCCCCGTATGGGATTACCATAAGGCATTCACTAAATCTGAAGATGAAAAAGATTGGGTACGGAATGGTTGTACTACTGCTGGGATTGGGTGTGTTGACTGTAAAAAGTTGTTGATCAAAAATATGAAAGAAAGACTTGAACCAGTTTGGAATAAATTATCTTCTACTTCTGTAGAAGATGCAATAGAAATAGCTGAAGATGGAAACAAAAAGGCAAGAAAGGTTGCTAGCCAAACTATGCAAGAGGTTAGAGAGGCTTTACATTTCAGATGGTGA
- a CDS encoding RtcB family protein, with product MMIIKGQFNEAKVFTNELEEEAIRQIKELCDQEFVKGLKIRIMPDAHTGVGCVIGTTMTIKDKIVPNLVGVDIGCGVEVVKIEEKQINFEKLDEVIRKEIPSGFNIRKKPHPYVEKSQILELKCREFIDLERAILSIGTLGGGNHFIEVDRDESNNLYIVVHSGSRYLGKQVAEYYQNLAYSMLTGQPLSKRKKKKNRSIKNIDIPKHLAYLEKEEFNDYLWDMKITQNYASLNRKAITDIIIQQMQLNVSKGFTTIHNYIDLEKMILRKGAVSAKLGEKLIIPINMKDGSLICVGKGNPDWNFSAPHGAGRVMSRKQAKKRITIEEYKNAMNGIYSTSVNAQTIDEAPMVYKSLKEIEENIQDTVEIIKRITPLYNFKAP from the coding sequence ATGATGATAATCAAAGGACAATTTAACGAGGCAAAGGTTTTTACAAATGAGTTGGAAGAAGAAGCGATAAGGCAAATTAAAGAATTGTGTGACCAAGAGTTCGTTAAAGGACTTAAGATTAGAATAATGCCTGATGCACATACGGGGGTAGGATGTGTAATTGGAACAACGATGACCATAAAAGATAAAATAGTTCCTAATTTAGTTGGAGTTGACATAGGCTGTGGAGTAGAAGTAGTTAAAATTGAGGAAAAACAGATAAACTTTGAAAAACTTGATGAAGTAATAAGGAAAGAAATCCCATCTGGTTTCAATATTCGTAAAAAGCCTCACCCATACGTCGAAAAAAGTCAGATATTAGAATTAAAATGTAGAGAATTCATAGATTTAGAACGAGCGATACTGAGCATAGGTACCTTAGGCGGAGGAAATCATTTCATTGAGGTAGACAGAGATGAATCAAATAATTTGTATATTGTTGTACATTCTGGAAGTAGGTATTTAGGGAAACAGGTTGCTGAATACTATCAGAATTTGGCTTATTCTATGTTAACGGGTCAACCACTCTCAAAGAGAAAAAAGAAGAAAAATAGATCAATCAAAAATATAGACATCCCTAAACACTTAGCGTATTTGGAAAAGGAAGAGTTCAACGATTACCTTTGGGATATGAAGATAACACAAAATTATGCATCACTCAACAGAAAAGCTATAACTGATATAATCATTCAACAAATGCAATTGAACGTTAGTAAAGGGTTCACTACCATCCATAACTATATAGACCTGGAAAAGATGATCTTGAGAAAAGGTGCCGTTTCTGCCAAACTTGGTGAAAAATTAATAATCCCTATAAATATGAAAGATGGTAGTTTGATATGTGTTGGTAAAGGAAATCCTGATTGGAACTTCTCAGCCCCACATGGTGCGGGAAGGGTAATGAGTAGAAAACAAGCTAAGAAAAGAATAACAATTGAAGAGTACAAAAATGCGATGAATGGCATTTATTCTACTTCTGTTAATGCTCAAACGATAGATGAAGCCCCAATGGTGTATAAGTCTCTAAAAGAAATAGAAGAAAACATACAAGATACCGTAGAAATTATAAAAAGAATAACTCCTTTATATAATTTTAAAGCCCCTTAA
- the fliD gene encoding flagellar filament capping protein FliD, with product MATNPYVGTFQLTGAVSGMDTQAMVQKLMEIEQQPLNRAQEKFDTLTYKQKLWMEVDNKLEDFYDYLITFKLKSNLIPKSATSSDESVLTATAPADADNSTFYLKVNSLASPTVLLGDNIDPTIKKSSKIVDVIGTAGDSTFTITKGEDSDTITVSDSETIQNLIDKINASTLGVQAKFDDANGKFFLVNKENGNVDISVSAISGSNGETLISKLNLNGTAALGDDNTVRTLGSLGQVELSFDGSTSITTYDNLTENTLNVFGTTIDLKSTSSSYVKVSIEQDIDKSVESIKEFVDKYNETITYVYDLLHEGQVTDKSPEEMTEEDYMKGMLKGDNNLEKIFYNLRNMVYSPVNIEQSGSQYNTLFDIGITSGDFGVGYENTMKGLLSVNEDKLREVLNTNAEDVWKLFATNDTTNKEYGYAQAIQNYLYEATKFNGYIDRIAGTNGTIGNEMRRLAKEMTNLLDRLQRKEAQYYAQFSAMEQAIQQMTAQGMYMLSAFSNQ from the coding sequence ATGGCTACTAATCCCTATGTTGGTACCTTCCAATTAACCGGCGCGGTTTCGGGAATGGATACCCAAGCAATGGTCCAAAAATTAATGGAGATTGAGCAACAACCTTTAAATAGAGCTCAAGAAAAATTTGATACTCTTACTTACAAACAAAAACTTTGGATGGAAGTAGACAATAAGTTGGAGGATTTTTATGATTATCTGATCACTTTCAAATTGAAGAGTAATTTGATCCCAAAAAGTGCCACCTCTTCTGACGAAAGTGTATTAACTGCTACAGCTCCTGCAGATGCTGATAATTCAACTTTTTACTTGAAAGTTAATTCTTTGGCTTCTCCTACCGTTCTTTTGGGGGATAATATTGATCCAACAATTAAAAAAAGTTCAAAGATAGTAGATGTTATAGGCACAGCAGGTGATTCTACTTTTACCATCACAAAAGGAGAAGATTCAGATACTATAACCGTTTCAGACAGTGAAACAATTCAAAACCTTATAGACAAAATAAATGCTTCAACCTTAGGAGTACAAGCAAAATTTGATGATGCAAACGGTAAATTTTTCCTAGTTAACAAAGAAAATGGGAACGTTGATATTAGCGTATCTGCCATTTCGGGTTCTAATGGTGAAACCTTAATTTCAAAACTGAATTTAAACGGAACAGCTGCTCTGGGCGATGATAATACAGTTAGAACCTTAGGGAGTTTGGGACAGGTTGAATTGTCTTTTGACGGAAGTACATCAATCACCACTTATGACAACTTAACAGAAAACACGTTGAACGTTTTCGGTACAACAATCGATTTGAAATCGACTTCGAGTAGTTACGTAAAAGTTTCTATAGAACAAGATATAGATAAGAGTGTTGAAAGTATAAAAGAATTTGTCGATAAGTACAATGAAACGATTACTTATGTGTACGATTTATTACATGAAGGCCAAGTTACCGATAAGTCTCCAGAAGAAATGACAGAAGAAGACTATATGAAAGGGATGCTAAAAGGAGATAATAACTTAGAGAAAATCTTTTATAATTTAAGAAATATGGTTTACTCACCTGTAAATATAGAACAGTCTGGTTCTCAATATAATACCCTTTTCGATATCGGCATAACCTCAGGAGATTTTGGAGTCGGTTATGAGAATACAATGAAAGGATTATTGAGCGTAAATGAGGATAAACTTAGAGAGGTTTTGAATACAAATGCTGAAGATGTATGGAAATTGTTCGCAACAAACGATACGACTAATAAAGAATATGGATATGCGCAAGCTATTCAGAATTATCTGTATGAAGCAACTAAGTTCAATGGCTATATCGATCGAATTGCCGGTACCAACGGCACCATAGGTAACGAGATGAGACGACTCGCCAAGGAAATGACCAACCTATTAGACAGGCTTCAAAGAAAAGAAGCACAATATTATGCACAGTTTTCAGCTATGGAACAAGCTATTCAACAAATGACCGCACAAGGAATGTATATGCTAAGCGCTTTTTCTAACCAATAG
- a CDS encoding DNA-directed RNA polymerase subunit beta translates to MNTVVRKVGKRERKFFGKVLENSEIYEDLVKIQKDSFKDFLNNKIMESVKRYMPIKIPVKTSGKKKKEFLIDFVDVKFEDPSFSESESRDKGLTYAGKAYLKVRITDSATGEIIEKDDIFLCNIPYMTDRGIFVVNGAERVIVNQLVRSPGLYFIKEEETDTSKEMFIAHFLPIKGAWLELLYNPNPGKEVLQVRIDRKRKFNFFLFLRALGYENDLDILRLFPKEIDLEDEVDMSNYSNCTVLSDLSFQELDNMDPPRKTIYGMKLHEVLELLKKYEIKTVTVAHLVAEITLEKMKKRYEKEENLTSMEAYKEIFSKLKPAEIPRAQKAKEEIEDMYFNPDKFDFSQIGRQKIQVKLRKPYIDYLREVEKKDISEDIEDKIKYPVKTFAVDKLDIILAARYLLHLKENVEGLDTRDHLGNKRVRSVGELMQIEFERAFSKMIQHAPEKVAGVQSIDKISPQSLINSRSIMTAFHQFFASSQLSQFLDQVNPLAELTHKRRLSAIGPGGLKREHAKFEVRDVHHSHYGRMCPIETPEGANIGLITSMAILAKVDEFGFLKTPYYRVKHAKVDLNNIVYLSADEEELYRIAPASAEIGEDGSLVEEYIEARYLGKVSLFHKDEIEYISVTPKQIASVSAALIPFLEHDDANRALMGSNMQRQAVPLLRPQAPFVGTGVEWLAARDSGYLIMAKHKGIVDYVDGRKIVITRLDEENNILKDSKGEPLKDEYALLKYVRSNQDTCINQVPIVNVGDIVEKGEPIADGPSMDMGELALGRNVFVGFLPWEGYNFEDAIVVSQELLENDTFTSIHIEVFETKAMDTQLGPEEITADIPNVKKELLRNLDEEGIVKIGSYVSSGDILVGKVTPRGESDTTPEEKLIKSVFGDKGRDIKDTSLTVPHGIEGRVIDVQIFDRKDIPSLEIGVNKYVKVFIATKKTLQVGDKLAGRHGNKGVISTILNKEDMPFLPDGTPLQMLLSPLGVPSRMNIGQVLELHLGWLSMLTNDYYATPIFDGATESEIMDELCKVRKEQDLYLGDDPDHPNGKIVLRDGRTGEPFDFPVAVGSMYMLKLSHIAKDKIHARSTGPYSLIHQQPLGGKAHFGGQRFGEMEVWALEAHGAAHTLNEMLTYKSDDIKGRNEVYKAILKGENLPEPGIPESFKVLIKELQGLMLDIKLYDEDGNELDVDRL, encoded by the coding sequence TTGAATACGGTTGTAAGAAAAGTAGGGAAGAGAGAAAGAAAGTTTTTTGGTAAAGTTCTTGAGAATTCAGAAATTTACGAGGATTTAGTAAAAATTCAAAAAGACTCTTTCAAAGATTTTTTAAATAACAAGATTATGGAAAGCGTAAAAAGATATATGCCTATAAAGATACCTGTTAAAACAAGTGGAAAGAAAAAAAAAGAATTTTTGATTGATTTTGTAGATGTGAAGTTTGAAGACCCTTCTTTTAGTGAGAGTGAAAGTAGGGACAAAGGATTGACTTATGCGGGAAAGGCTTATTTAAAAGTTAGAATAACTGATTCAGCAACCGGTGAAATTATAGAAAAAGACGACATATTTTTGTGTAACATACCTTATATGACTGATAGAGGTATATTTGTTGTTAATGGAGCAGAAAGGGTAATAGTTAACCAACTCGTTAGATCACCAGGGTTGTATTTTATAAAAGAAGAAGAGACAGATACCTCTAAAGAAATGTTTATAGCCCATTTTTTACCCATTAAAGGTGCTTGGTTGGAGTTGCTTTACAACCCCAATCCAGGTAAAGAGGTTCTTCAAGTAAGAATAGACAGAAAAAGAAAATTCAATTTTTTTCTTTTTTTAAGGGCATTGGGATACGAGAATGATTTGGATATATTACGTTTATTCCCAAAAGAAATCGATTTAGAAGACGAAGTTGATATGTCTAATTATAGTAATTGTACTGTATTGTCTGATTTATCGTTCCAAGAATTAGATAATATGGATCCTCCAAGAAAAACGATATACGGTATGAAATTACATGAAGTCTTGGAATTGTTGAAAAAATATGAAATTAAGACTGTAACAGTAGCACATTTAGTTGCAGAAATAACACTGGAAAAGATGAAAAAAAGATACGAAAAAGAAGAAAATTTAACTTCTATGGAAGCTTACAAAGAAATTTTTTCGAAATTAAAACCCGCCGAAATTCCTAGAGCTCAAAAGGCTAAAGAAGAAATAGAAGATATGTACTTCAATCCTGATAAATTTGATTTTTCACAGATTGGAAGACAGAAAATTCAGGTAAAATTGAGAAAACCTTATATTGATTATCTCCGAGAGGTTGAAAAAAAAGATATTTCTGAAGATATTGAAGATAAGATAAAATATCCTGTTAAAACGTTTGCTGTTGACAAGTTAGACATTATCTTGGCTGCAAGGTATTTGTTGCATCTAAAAGAAAATGTTGAAGGGCTTGACACAAGAGATCACTTGGGTAACAAAAGAGTGAGATCAGTTGGAGAACTAATGCAAATTGAATTTGAAAGAGCTTTTTCTAAAATGATTCAGCATGCTCCTGAAAAAGTTGCTGGTGTTCAATCGATTGATAAAATAAGTCCTCAATCCCTGATAAATTCCAGATCAATAATGACTGCCTTTCACCAATTCTTTGCATCTAGTCAATTATCGCAATTCTTAGATCAAGTGAATCCTTTAGCTGAGCTAACTCATAAGAGAAGGCTATCAGCAATAGGTCCTGGAGGTTTAAAAAGAGAACATGCTAAATTTGAAGTAAGGGATGTCCACCATTCTCATTATGGGAGGATGTGTCCTATCGAGACCCCTGAAGGTGCGAATATTGGTTTAATCACTTCTATGGCAATTTTAGCTAAAGTTGATGAGTTTGGATTTTTGAAAACTCCTTATTACAGAGTAAAGCATGCAAAAGTAGATTTAAACAATATAGTATATTTGAGTGCTGACGAAGAAGAACTTTATAGAATTGCCCCTGCTTCTGCAGAAATTGGTGAAGATGGTTCTTTAGTAGAAGAGTACATTGAAGCTAGATATTTAGGAAAAGTGAGTTTGTTCCATAAAGATGAGATTGAATATATATCAGTCACCCCAAAACAGATCGCCTCTGTATCAGCTGCTCTTATTCCATTTTTAGAACACGATGATGCGAACAGAGCTTTAATGGGGTCAAATATGCAAAGGCAGGCCGTTCCTCTTCTTAGACCTCAAGCTCCTTTTGTTGGTACAGGAGTAGAATGGTTAGCAGCGAGAGACTCAGGCTATTTGATTATGGCAAAACATAAAGGTATTGTTGATTATGTAGATGGAAGAAAAATCGTAATCACTAGATTGGATGAAGAGAATAACATCTTAAAAGATTCAAAGGGTGAACCTTTGAAAGATGAATATGCTTTATTAAAATATGTCAGATCGAATCAAGACACGTGTATAAACCAAGTTCCTATCGTTAATGTTGGAGATATAGTAGAAAAAGGAGAACCCATAGCTGATGGCCCGTCCATGGATATGGGAGAGTTGGCTCTTGGGCGCAATGTTTTCGTTGGGTTTCTTCCATGGGAAGGATACAACTTTGAAGACGCAATAGTGGTAAGTCAAGAATTGTTAGAAAACGATACTTTTACATCGATACACATAGAAGTTTTTGAAACGAAAGCTATGGATACTCAATTAGGGCCAGAAGAAATAACTGCAGATATTCCAAATGTAAAAAAAGAACTTTTAAGGAATTTGGATGAAGAAGGGATAGTTAAAATTGGTTCTTACGTGTCTTCTGGAGATATCCTCGTAGGAAAAGTGACGCCTAGGGGGGAATCAGACACTACTCCTGAAGAAAAACTCATTAAATCAGTATTCGGTGATAAAGGTAGAGACATTAAAGATACATCTTTAACGGTCCCTCACGGAATAGAGGGAAGGGTTATAGACGTTCAGATCTTTGACCGGAAAGATATTCCTTCTTTGGAAATTGGTGTAAATAAATATGTCAAAGTTTTCATAGCAACAAAAAAGACACTACAAGTTGGAGATAAATTAGCGGGTAGGCATGGAAACAAAGGCGTTATTTCTACCATTTTGAATAAAGAAGATATGCCATTTCTACCAGATGGTACTCCTTTGCAAATGTTACTTTCACCTTTGGGAGTTCCTTCAAGGATGAATATTGGTCAAGTTTTGGAACTTCATTTAGGGTGGCTTTCGATGTTAACAAACGACTACTACGCCACACCTATTTTTGATGGCGCAACTGAATCTGAAATCATGGATGAGTTATGCAAAGTAAGGAAAGAACAGGATTTATATTTGGGCGATGACCCCGATCATCCTAACGGTAAAATTGTCCTTAGAGATGGTAGAACAGGTGAGCCATTTGATTTTCCTGTGGCGGTAGGTTCCATGTATATGTTAAAATTATCCCATATAGCAAAAGATAAAATTCATGCAAGATCAACCGGTCCATATTCTTTAATTCACCAACAACCATTAGGTGGTAAAGCTCATTTTGGTGGACAAAGATTTGGAGAGATGGAGGTATGGGCTCTAGAGGCTCATGGAGCTGCTCACACCCTAAACGAAATGTTAACTTATAAATCCGATGATATTAAAGGTAGGAATGAAGTTTACAAAGCGATATTAAAGGGAGAAAATCTTCCCGAACCAGGGATTCCTGAAAGTTTTAAAGTTTTAATAAAAGAATTGCAAGGCTTGATGTTAGATATTAAGCTTTACGATGAAGATGGAAATGAGTTAGATGTTGATAGACTCTAA
- the rplL gene encoding 50S ribosomal protein L7/L12 yields MTKEELINEIKNMTVGELAELVKALEDEFGVSAAAPVMAAAPGAAGVSPVQQEAEKTDFDVVLKSFGDKKIGVIKVVREITNLGLKEAKDLVEKAGTPDAVIKEGAPKEEAEEIKKKLEEAGAEVELK; encoded by the coding sequence ATGACAAAAGAGGAACTTATAAACGAAATTAAAAACATGACCGTAGGAGAACTAGCTGAATTAGTAAAAGCGCTCGAAGATGAATTTGGAGTTTCTGCAGCAGCCCCTGTAATGGCAGCTGCACCAGGTGCAGCAGGCGTTTCTCCAGTGCAACAGGAAGCAGAAAAAACAGATTTTGATGTTGTTTTGAAAAGTTTCGGAGACAAAAAGATTGGCGTAATAAAAGTAGTAAGAGAAATCACAAATCTAGGTCTTAAAGAAGCTAAAGATCTTGTTGAAAAAGCTGGAACTCCTGATGCAGTAATAAAAGAAGGTGCTCCAAAAGAAGAAGCAGAAGAAATAAAGAAAAAACTTGAAGAAGCAGGAGCCGAAGTAGAACTAAAATAA
- the rplJ gene encoding 50S ribosomal protein L10: MLTKERKKFLIDNFIHALESSPAILFVDFTGMSVTETNEFRLELYKNFGKDVVYTVYRTSLLKMAVKLADKKLEEFEKFFEGSTGVIQAEGADPIEVLKAVKKFSNSHNNKPFIKGGVLEGKIFDSLQAEEYAKLPSKQELYATVVRSLNNPISGLVNALSDNLRKLVIVFNAIKEKK; this comes from the coding sequence TTGTTAACTAAAGAACGCAAAAAGTTTTTAATAGACAACTTTATTCATGCCTTGGAGTCCTCTCCTGCTATTTTGTTTGTTGATTTTACCGGGATGTCAGTGACAGAGACTAACGAGTTCAGATTAGAGCTATATAAAAACTTTGGAAAGGATGTTGTCTATACCGTCTATCGAACTTCTTTATTAAAGATGGCTGTTAAGTTAGCAGATAAGAAATTGGAAGAATTTGAAAAATTTTTTGAAGGAAGTACGGGGGTTATACAAGCTGAGGGAGCAGACCCCATTGAAGTGTTAAAAGCAGTAAAGAAATTTTCCAATTCTCACAATAATAAACCTTTTATTAAAGGTGGGGTTTTGGAAGGAAAGATTTTTGATTCACTTCAAGCTGAAGAGTATGCAAAACTACCGTCGAAGCAAGAACTTTACGCCACTGTTGTTAGATCTCTTAATAATCCTATTTCTGGTTTGGTAAATGCTTTATCTGATAATTTGAGGAAATTAGTAATCGTGTTTAACGCTATTAAGGAAAAAAAATAA